Proteins from one Astatotilapia calliptera chromosome 8, fAstCal1.2, whole genome shotgun sequence genomic window:
- the znf668 gene encoding zinc finger protein 668: MASAQPASPPLAAEYTPPVQDEEGQEEEVERDQPAKKRGRGRPPKAKPLFKCTACTEAFKSLSALQSHKQSAHVKERQQHPCPECAKTFSSKAQLSKHERTHSAQRPFQCPSCHKAYKTPTELRNHSRSHTGEKPFVCTECGKAFMQAICLRIHMTQHSGERPYSCRQCSKSYPTLSKLKVHMRSHTGEKPYLCAECGKSFADPSVFRKHRRNHQGHRPYACDECGKTYTELKDLKNHERSHTGEKPYLCSDCGKAFSRSSSLACHQRIHSQNKPYKCEQCTKGFTQLSSYQSHLRTHSGEKPFLCPQCGKMFSDPSSFRRHQRAHMGFKPYPCDKCSKRFRQPADLAVHERVHSGERPYKCQSCDKAFVASWDLRRHMLVHTGLKPFMCTECDKSFAERSSLNKHRRVHSGERPFKCEECLKSFVVSSSLRKHERTHLAEQSEQQQQQQETEAGSPSGFTAHTTLPQFSCTHCDATFGTWEEVQTHENLHPIDSTQSVAKIVSLGSHICKTCHEEFAQLADLQEHEKQHPKPRPHVCDSCGKGFLNKSGLRKHQKIHSNSKPHSCPHCGKAFLFAAYLRKHLRTHADAAPVATQLADINIIHTDPLPSPPTPSEVSPSSVEPGTMSLTVPTVTVPVTAFQSLREYLVKEEGI, translated from the coding sequence ATGGCCTCTGCTCAGCCTGCAAGTCCACCTCTTGCTGCGGAGTACACCCCTCCTGTGCAGGATGAAGAGGGCCAAGAGGAAGAGGTGGAGAGGGATCAGCCTGCAAAAAAACGTGGCAGAGGCAGGCCTCCGAAAGCCAAACCCCTTTTCAAATGCACTGCATGCACAGAGGCCTTTAAGAGTCTGTCAGCTCTGCAGAGCCACAAGCAGTCGGCACATGTGAAGGAACGGCAGCAGCACCCATGTCCCGAGTGTGCCAAAACATTCTCGAGCAAGGCTCAGCTCTCAAAGCACGAGCGCACTCACTCAGCCCAGCGCCCCTTCCagtgtcccagctgtcacaaaGCTTACAAGACGCCCACAGAGCTGCGTAACCACAGCCGCTCTCACACTGGGGAGAAACCTTTTGTATGCACAGAATGTGGCAAGGCCTTCATGCAGGCGATATGCCTCAGGATCCATATGACACAGCACAGTGGAGAGCGCCCGTACTCCTGCCGTCAGTGCTCTAAGAGCTACCCAACCCTGTCCAAGCTGAAGGTGCACATGCGCTCTCACACGGGAGAGAAGCCATACTTGTGTGCCGAGTGTGGGAAGAGCTTTGCTGACCCCTCAGTGTTCCGAAAGCACAGAAGGAACCACCAGGGCCATCGACCGTATGCTTGTGACGAATGCGGCAAAACATACACTGAGCTGAAGGACCTCAAAAACCACGAGCGTTCCCACACTGGGGAAAAACCCTACCTGTGTTCGGACTGCGGCAAGGCCTTCTCCCGCTCCTCCTCCCTGGCCTGCCATCAGCGCATCCACTCGCAGAATAAACCCTATAAGTGCGAGCAATGCACTAAAGGCTTCACCCAGCTTTCTTCCTATCAGTCCCATCTCCGCACTCACTCTGGTGAGAAGCCGTTCCTCTGCCCACAGTGCGGCAAGATGTTTTCAGACCCCTCCAGCTTCCGTCGGCACCAGCGAGCCCACATGGGATTCAAGCCCTACCCCTGCGATAAATGCTCCAAGAGGTTCCGGCAGCCGGCCGACCTGGCCGTACACGAGCGCGTTCACTCTGGAGAGCGCCCGTACAAATGCCAGAGCTGCGACAAGGCCTTCGTAGCTTCCTGGGATCTGCGGCGCCACATGCTCGTCCACACAGGTCTGAAGCCATTTATGTGCACAGAGTGCGACAAGTCATTTGCTGAGCGCTCCAGCCTCAACAAGCACCGGCGTGTGCACTCTGGAGAGAGGCCTTTCAAATGCGAGGAGTGTTTGAAGTCATTTGTGGTGTCCTCAAGCCTGCGCAAACACGAAAGAACTCACCTCGCTGAGCAGTctgagcaacagcagcagcagcaggagacaGAGGCTGGGTCACCCTCAGGCTTCACTGCCCACACAACTCTCCCTCAGTTCTCTTGTACTCACTGTGATGCTACATTTGGTACCTGGGAAGAAGTTCAGACCCATGAAAACCTTCACCCCATTGACTCTACCCAGTCCGTTGCCAAAATCGTGTCGCTGGGCTCGCACATCTGTAAAACCTGCCACGAGGAGTTTGCACAGCTTGCAGACTTGCAGGAGCACGAAAAGCAGCATCCCAAGCCGAGGCCGCACGTCTGCGACAGCTGCGGCAAGGGTTTCCTCAACAAATCGGGACTGCGCAAGCACCAGAAGATCCACTCCAACAGCAAACCCCACAGCTGTCCCCACTGCGGCAAAGCCTTCCTGTTCGCTGCGTACCTTCGCAAGCACTTACGGACTCACGCGGACGCCGCACCGGTTGCCACGCAGCTCGCCGACATAAACATCATTCACACAGACCCCCTGCCTTCTCCTCCGACCCCCAGTGAGGTTTCTCCCTCGTCGGTCGAGCCCGGCACCATGTCACTGACTGTCCCGACCGTGACTGTCCCCGTCACCGCTTTCCAGTCTCTTCGAGAGTACTTAGTCAAAGAAGAGGGGATTTAA
- the gjz1 gene encoding uncharacterized protein gjz1 — MSPNCLYVSPASSFILPGKVTMAAIVTGLIPILRTAVDTTATYKCRSLWFGLLCVRLVVLFFAELPFSKLDADFTCNSSTPDVCTKFCFNERFDKPMIVAWNFMFVVVVISVLLMELFTSHLRTMAQKRSFRMKADEKPETQGAEEAQTVVGRGKMIIDLHKDRSTVGFYLLSIALRILVEACFLFLLLYWNLHALRDEHTCTKEGCKYVCILRAAPEKRMSIYALASISGIIITCSVLFCVYSIVHYLCNA, encoded by the coding sequence ATGTCACCtaattgtttatatgtttcACCAGCTTCCTCTTTTATATTACCAGGAAAAGTGACAATGGCAGCAATAGTAACGGGCCTCATCCCAATCCTGAGAACAGCAGTGGATACCACCGCCACCTACAAGTGCCGCTCCCTGTGGTTCGGCCTGCTGTGTGTCCGACTTGTGGTCCTCTTCTTTGCTGAGCTGCCCTTCAGCAAACTGGATGCTGACTTCACCTGCAATAGCAGCACCCCCGATGTCTGCACGAAATTCTGTTTTAATGAACGATTCGACAAGCCCATGATAGTGGCTTGGAACTTCATGTTTGTCGTGGTTGTCATCTCTGTCCTGCTCATGGAGTTGTTCACCTCCCACCTCCGCACAATGGCGCAGAAGAGGAGCTTCAGGATGAAGGCGGATGAGAAGCCGGAGACTCAGGGGGCAGAGGAAGCTCAGACGGTGGTAGGCAGGGGCAAGATGATCATAGATCTCCACAAAGACAGGAGCACCGTAGGCTTCTACCTGCTCAGCATAGCTCTGCGGATTCTGGTTGAagcctgctttttatttttgctgctttaTTGGAACCTGCACGCACTCCGTGATGAACACACGTGTACAAAAGAAGGCTGCAAATATGTTTGCATTTTGAGGGCTGCCCCGGAGAAGCGCATGTCTATTTATGCTTTAGCTTCTATCTCAGGCATAATCATTACttgctcagttttgttttgcgtttACTCTATTGTCCACTACCTCTGCAACGCTTAA
- the znf646 gene encoding zinc finger protein 646 produces MALQDHGRTTGFPCKQCGMVCPSMPSLVEHMECHQERDEERKFKCDECGRGYRHAGSLTNHKKTHEVGSFQCNICGKENSNASALKSHLRSHTSLKKYSCAECGKAFRLATQLATHQRVHFARQAKEQSYRKVDTEYSSYKTRHELENDHPHHLSEHLASVGISTVNGPSEDKAEIVYNVQSETSEDAVNRPFRCDLCDKSYIHHRSLTNHKKTHQVGTFECTVCFKLFSNMAALYSHQRTHKARGGTDLTSTGGSYAGTLLDQFSPQSQDAPVNFCHLCQVLFPNNEEFQEHIQMHNSSSLSFGLQDPLSESHSVSYENSIASPESNFYASPINNIPPVSSMDSHGDFDTQEKIRSNAHMYSDCSSNQTPSSNSTQGDPPIMDTNTLSPTLMPTQNNCNAPEIEETSTVDSDERPFKCQICGKSYRHSGSLINHKRSHQVGIYQCSICRKNYPHLAALKSHLRLHKAQPSSLNLSAEGDWLSSEPLTLDNQQGCFSSQDEEENSAHPVLCMDQENGIDGRNGALYHEQFNQDFSQDMTVHLPHNEHLMQRHMCADCGETFADIAGIKSHSCPLLNQQHNTTNGDYHNSLNFQVSNGHCEVGNPGINVEFQGLNASHNQSHFEQNFQENVGSERLNSGQEDVNTDEEDDGDLYQCSICGNSYTTMRALRSHLRGHTQSHGTPTSSGPSSTSSHEDLKDGELGEMMICSTCGESFANQQDLIAHQLVHNQDQVDNVKPFHINNDVSESKEEAQNIICGSCGIFCTSYHHLENHNCTAERKQELVDSKEEVKVNKVAQHQDTGADKDMVNTEKRQYKCDQCGRSYRHAGSLLNHKKSHKTGVFRCLVCQKRFYNLLALKNHQRSHFDIKRHTCHECGKAFKIQKQLLNHLRRHKENQAKIQELNSQIQALMQMNGTRSDGGMQPLASDANQDCNSALRCKEPTEERETQTKSEMSVKSEDAGDRRPFACDQCGRTYRHAGSLVNHRNSHKTGQYSCAVCNNTYTNQLAMKNHLRTHFAYKRHSCQNCGKGFRGRKQLLAHVCGDLRKDRSGVRRGLKSKAFKCKECKQAFFSADQLAAHTCDQPSGSREADLNTFPNKEERPFRCNICNRSYRHAGSLLNHKNTHKTGHYCCNFCSKPFTNPMALRNHTRIHTQKKKYVCLTCGKAFRLASILHNHQRVHNRAVNHFSCSSCGKSFQGRSGLKRHRCRRGQENAGSGVQQSERGDKCFMCDLCGRSYRHAGSLLNHKKTHSESLHHCTLCLQTFPDPVTLQIHSQMRRQCCPECGKTFCLVTHLQSHMEVHSKDQVVVCSLCQQSFPDAASYQEHHNMHHVAQDHYQQDQDDAIDNNLCWDSGVSQSMGMGGMHSEVPPPLSHIPGSIPNSEKNNNTSATEEKSHVCEHCGRTYRHAGSLLNHKNSHKTGSFFCSVCQKEFTNLMALKNHRRIHTEPKRYQCLECGKAFRVSTQLICHRRIHTKEKPFACLLCDKSFSSKSNLRHHQKMHQNTQTFDSSFNMDANAFMDLDVGSFL; encoded by the exons ATGGCTTTGCAAGACCATGGCAGGACAACAGGTTTTCCTTGCAAACAGTGTGGTATGGTGTGTCCCAGTATGCCCAGTCTAGTCGAACATATGGAGTGCCATCAGGAGCGAGATGAAGAACGCAAGTTTAAATGTGATGAATGTGGACGTGGTTATAGGCATGCTGGTAGCCTAACTAACCACAAAAAGACTCACGAAGTAGGTTCTTTTCAGTGTAATATATGTGGAAAAGAAAACTCTAATGCCTCGGCCCTGAAGAGTCATCTCCGGAGCCACACTTCCCTTAAAAAGTATTCCTGTGCGGAATGTGGAAAAGCTTTTCGCCTGGCAACGCAGCTGGCTACACATCAGAGGGTTCATTTTGCCAGACAAGCAAAAGAGCAGTCATATCGGAAGGTGGACACGGAATATTCCTCATATAAAACCAGACATGAACTTGAAAACGATCACCCACATCATCTTAGTGAGCACTTGGCCAGCGTTGGGATTTCCACAGTAAATGGCCCATCTGAGGACAAGGCTGAGATTGTTTATAATGTGCAATCGGAGACCTCAGAGGATGCAGTAAATCGACCATTCAGGTGTGATTTATGTGACAAGTCATACATACACCATCGAAGCCTGACCAACCATAAAAAGACTCACCAAGTGGGAACATTTGAGTGCACAGTATGTTTCAAACTGTTCAGTAACATGGCTGCCCTTTACAGCCATCAGCGAACACACAAGGCGAGAGGCGGGACTGACCTCACTTCGACAGGTGGGTCATACGCAGGCACACTTCTTGACCAGTTTTCACCTCAGAGCCAAGATGCTCCAGTAAACTTTTGTCATTTATGTCAGGTACTTTTCCCAAACAATGAGGAGTTCCAGGAACACATCCAAATGCATAACTCTTCATCTCTGTCATTTGGTCTTCAAGATCCATTGTCAGAGAGCCACAGTGTATCATATGAAAACAGTATTGCTTCACCCGAGTCCAACTTTTATGCTTCTCCTATAAACAATATTCCTCCGGTGTCATCAATGGATAGTCATGGAGACTTTGATACACAAGAGAAGATTAGAAGTAACGCTCACATGTACTCTGACTGCTCCAGTAATCAAACCCCATCGTCCAATAGCACTCAGGGAGATCCCCCAATCATGGACACAAACACTCTCAGTCCTACCCTGATGCCCACACAAAATAATTGCAATGCACCTGAAATTGAAGAGACTTCAACTGTAGATTCTGATGAGCGTCCCTTCAAGTGTCAGATCTGCGGTAAAAGCTACCGGCACTCTGGGAGCCTCATCAACCACAAAAGGTCACATCAGGTTGGGATTTACCAGTGTTCCATCTGCAGGAAGAATTACCCTCACCTGGCAGCCCTCAAAAGTCATCTTCGCCTCCACAAAGCTCAGCCGTCTTCTCTTAATCTCAGTGCTGAGGGAGACTGGCTCTCCTCAGAGCCTCTGACTTTGGATAACCAGCAGGGCTGCTTCTCCTCCCAGGATGAAGAAGAGAACAGTGCTCATCCTGTGCTTTGTATGGATCAGGAGAATGGAATTGATGGCAGGAATGGAGCACTGTACCACGAGCAGTTTAATCAGGACTTCTCCCAGGATATGACTGTGCATCTACCTCACAATGAACACCTGATGCAGAGGCACATGTGTGCAGACTGTGGTGAGACATTTGCAGATATTGCAGGGATTAAGTCTCACAGCTGCCCATTGCTGAATCAGCAACATAACACTACTAATGGTGACTATCACAACAGTTTAAACTTCCAGGTCAGTAATGGCCATTGTGAAGTTGGAAATCCAGGAATTAATGTTGAGTTCCAGGGTCTGAATGCTAGCCACAACCAAAGTCACTTTGAACAAAATTTCCAAGAAAATGTTGGAAGTGAACGGCTGAACAGTGGCCAAGAAGATGTTAACACAGATGAGGAAGATGATGGTGACCTTTATCAGTGCTCCATATGTGGCAACAGCTACACAACCATGAGGGCTCTCAGGAGCCATCTCCGAGGGCACACACAATCCCACGGCACTCCTACAAGCTCAGGTCCTTCTTCCACATCCTCTCATGAAGATTTGAAAGATGGGGAGTTAGGAGAAATGATGATCTGTAGTACATGTGGGGAAAGTTTTGCCAATCAGCAAGACTTGATTGCTCATCAGCTTGTGCACAATCAGGACCAGGTAGATAATGTTAAACCTTTCCACATTAATAATGATGTTTCTGAAAGCAAGGAGGAAGCGCAAAACATCATCTGTGGAAGCTGTGGCATCTTTTGCACCAGCTACCATCATCTTGAGAACCACAACTGCACAGCTGAGAGGAAACAGGAGTTAGTGGACAGCAAGGAGGAAGTGAAAGTAAACAAGGTTGCCCAGCACCAAGACACGGGTGCTGACAAAGACATGGTCAATACTGAGAAACGTCAATACaagtgtgatcagtgtggcCGGTCATACAGGCACGCTGGCTCCCTCCTCAACCACAAAAAGTCACACAAAACGGGTGTCTTCAGATGTCTCGTCTGCCAGAAACGCTTCTACAACCTGCTGGCCCTTAAAAATCATCAGAGATCCCATTTTGATATTAAGAG GCATACGTGTCACGAGTGTGGGAAAGCTTTCAAAATTCAGAAGCAGCTACTGAATCACCTGAGAAGGCACAAAGAGAACCAAGCCAAAATCCAGGAACTCAATAGCCAGATCCAGGCCCTTATGCAGATGAATGGGACCAGGTCAGATGGAGGAATGCAGCCCTTAGCTTCAGATGCCAATCAGGATTGTAATTCTGCTCTGCGCTGCAAGGAGCCAACTGAAGAAAGAGAAACGCAGACAAAGTCGGAGATGTCAGTGAAATCGGAGGATGCAGGTGACCGACGACCTTTTGCCTGTGACCAGTGTGGTCGCACGTATCGCCATGCAGGAAGTTTGGTTAACCATAGAAACTCTCATAAAACGGGTCAATATTCCTGCGCAGTTTGCAACAACACTTACACCAACCAGCTAGCAATGAAGAACCACTTACGCACCCACTTTGCATATAAAAGGCACTCTTGCCAAAACTGTGGAAAGGGCTTTAGAGGAAGGAAGCAGCTTTTAGCTCATGTCTGTGGAGACCTCAGAAAAGATAGGTCTGGAGTCAGAAGGGGTCTAAAATCTAAAGCCTTTAAGTGTAAGGAATGTAAACAGGCCTTTTTCTCTGCAGACCAGCTGGCAGCCCACACCTGTGATCAACCTTCGGGTAGCAGGGAAGCAGATTTAAATACGTTTCCAAATAAAGAGGAGCGACCTTTCAGGTGCAACATATGTAATCGCAGCTATCGCCATGCAGGCTCACTGTTGAATCACAAAAATACCCACAAGACGGGGCACTACTGTTGCAACTTCTGTTCTAAGCCCTTCACTAACCCCATGGCTTTGCGCAATCACACACGCATCCACACGCAAAAGAAGAAATACGTGTGTCTGACATGCGGAAAGGCCTTCCGTCTCGCCAGCATTCTGCACAATCACCAGAGGGTCCACAATCGGGCGGTGAATCACTTTAGCTGCTCTTCATGTGGGAAAAGCTTCCAGGGCAGGTCTGGCTTGAAGAGGCATCGCTGCCGCAGAGGTCAGGAGAACGCAGGATCTGGAGTCCAGCagtcagagagaggagacaagTGTTTCAT GTGTGACTTGTGTGGGCGCTCCTATCGCCATGCGGGCTCCCTTCTCAATCATAAAAAGACACACTCCGAAAGCCTCCACCACTGCACCTTGTGTCTCCAAACATTTCCCGATCCCGTCACTCTGCAGATACACTCCCAGATGAGGCGTCAATGCTGCCCCGAGTGTGGCAAGACCTTCTGTCTGGTCACCCACCTACAGAGCCACATGGAGGTGCACTCAAAGGACCAGGTTGTGGTCTGCAGCTTGTGCCAGCAGAGCTTTCCCGACGCAGCCAGCTATCAGGAGCACCATAACATGCACCACGTGGCTCAGGACCACTACCAACAAGACCAGGATGACGCTATAGATAACAACCTCTGCTGGGACTCAGGAGTCAGTCAGTCCATGGGAATGGGAGGGATGCACAGTGAAGTTCCACCACCTTTGTCCCATATTCCAGGAAGCATTCCTAATTCAGAGAAGAACAACAACACTTCTGCGACAGAGGAGAAGAGCCACGTCTGCGAGCACTGTGGGCGTACTTACCGTCACGCCGGCTCCCTCCTCAACCACAAGAACAGCCACAAGACGGGCTCCTTCTTCTGCTCAGTGTGCCAGAAGGAGTTCACCAACCTGATGGCCCTGAAGAACCACCGACGGATTCACACAGAGCCCAAGCGCTACCAGTGCCTGGAGTGTGGGAAGGCGTTCCGGGTGTCCACTCAGCTCATATGTCACCGAAGGATACACACCAAAGAGAAGCCTTTTGCCTGCCTGCTGTGCGACAAGAGCTTTTCCAGCAAGTCCAACCTGCGGCACCATCAGAAGATGCACCAGAACACCCAGACCTTCGACTCCTCATTTAACATGGACGCTAATGCATTTATGGACCTTGACGTGGGGTCTTTTCTTTAA